The Rhodothermus profundi genome segment CATCAGCTTTCCGAAAAAGAAAGAGCTGGACGAATACCTCCATCGGCTTGAGGAAGCCCGCAAGCGCGACCATCGCAAACTGGGCCGGGAGTTAGAGCTGTTCACCTTCAGCCAGAAGGTAGGGCCGGGCCTGCCGCTCTGGTTGCCGCGCGGCGCCACGCTACGCGAGACGCTGATCACATTCCTGCGGGACGAGCAGATTCGGCGGGGCTATCAGCCGGTCGTTACGCCGCATATCGGCCGGCTGGAGCTATACCGGACGAGCGGGCACTATCCATACTACAAGGATAGCCAGTTCCCCCCCATGATTGAAGATCCGGAGACGGGCGAAGGCTACCTGCTCAAGCCCATGAACTGTCCGCACCACATCATGATTTATGCGGACCGCCCGCGCTCCTACCGCGAGCTGCCGCTCCGGCTGGCCGAATTCGGTCAGGTGTATCGCTACGAGCAAACGGGCGAGCTGAGCGGTCTGACCCGCGTACGGGGCTTCACCATTGACGACGCCCACATTTTCTGCCGGCCGGATCAGGTTAAAGAGGAGTTCAAAAATGTCATTGATCTGACGCTTTACGTTTTTCGGGCCCTGGGCTTTGAAGAATTCGAGGCGCAGATCTCCCTGCGCGACCCGAATAACCGGGAAAAGTATGTGGGGGACGATGCGCTCTGGGAACAGGCCGAACAGGCCATTCGCGAAGCGGCCGCCGAAATGGGCCTTCAGGCCACGGAAGAAATCGGGGAAGCCGCTTTCTACGGCCCCAAGCTGGACTTCATGGTGCGCGACGCGCTGGGCCGCCGCTGGCAGCTCGGCACCGTTCAGCTCGACTATGTACTCCCAGAGCGGTTTGATCTGTATTACATCGGGGCCGATAATCAGAAGCACCGGCCCGTGATGATCCATCGCGCGCCGTTTGGCTCTCTGGAACGTTTCATTGGCGTGCTCATTGAGCACTGCGCCGGCAACTTCCCGCTCTGGCTGGCACCGGTGCAGGTAGCCGTGCTGCCGCTGAGCGACGAATTGAACGACTACGCCGAAGTTATAGGCCATCGCCTGCGCGAGGCCGGTTTTCGGGTGGAAGTGGATACCCGCACCGAAACCATCGGCTATAAAATCCGTCAGGCCGAGGTGCAGAAAATCCCCTACATGCTGATCGTAGGGCGCCGGGAACGCGAAGCTGGCACTGTTGCCGTTCGCAAGCACGGCGCAGGCGACCTGGGTCCCAGCACCTTGGCGGACTTTATAGAACGACTCCGAGACGAAATAGAGGCCGCAACCCGGCACACTCCTGTTTCGGAAAACCCATAAATTTGCATCTTCCTGGTCGGAACTCACGGGCGCGCTGCGCGTGAGTCCGTCCGCTTTGGTCAAGGTTGGAGTATCCATTAACCAAACCAGGGTACGAGCTATCGCTAAGGCAAACAAATTCCGGGTCAACGAAGAGATTCGCGCGCCTCGCGTTCGCGTTGTTGACCCCG includes the following:
- the thrS gene encoding threonine--tRNA ligase, which produces MTGNGQSDVIRLTFPDGSTRTFPRGITGQELAAQISPRLAREALAIEVNGEVRDLSRPIEEDARIRILTWKDPEGKAVYWHSTAHLMAEALEALYPGVKFGIGPPIEQGFYYDVDLGGRKLSAEDLARIEEKMRELARRDVPYERIPVSKEEALAYFKKKGDPYKVELIEELEDGTITFYRQGNFTDLCRGPHVPSTGYIKHVKLLNIAGAYWRGDERRPQLTRIYGISFPKKKELDEYLHRLEEARKRDHRKLGRELELFTFSQKVGPGLPLWLPRGATLRETLITFLRDEQIRRGYQPVVTPHIGRLELYRTSGHYPYYKDSQFPPMIEDPETGEGYLLKPMNCPHHIMIYADRPRSYRELPLRLAEFGQVYRYEQTGELSGLTRVRGFTIDDAHIFCRPDQVKEEFKNVIDLTLYVFRALGFEEFEAQISLRDPNNREKYVGDDALWEQAEQAIREAAAEMGLQATEEIGEAAFYGPKLDFMVRDALGRRWQLGTVQLDYVLPERFDLYYIGADNQKHRPVMIHRAPFGSLERFIGVLIEHCAGNFPLWLAPVQVAVLPLSDELNDYAEVIGHRLREAGFRVEVDTRTETIGYKIRQAEVQKIPYMLIVGRREREAGTVAVRKHGAGDLGPSTLADFIERLRDEIEAATRHTPVSENP